In Labrus bergylta chromosome 6, fLabBer1.1, whole genome shotgun sequence, the following proteins share a genomic window:
- the tprb gene encoding translocated promoter region b, nuclear basket protein isoform X2 has protein sequence MAALLLLQELEASELSKIPKTIQNKLERILSDQQYEIDSLKAQQEQFRVDSEQHFFEKVKQLAQCQEEFLSQSQEHLKLKDELNKLGDELKHVRDKNREYESSQGRLSSEQTVLSKAKEDLEAEKRELLRTLERRSLEVEHLNDDFRQLNDKMVEVNASKMALQMKLDELEAAEVNIKYKEKRMEQEKELLHGQTSWLNEELKAKSEELLSLSRQKGNQILELKFTLGDKADELSRLQDQVGSLKTSSEHLQKQNEDIISKLKEAKEQQATMEEKFRNELNANIKLSNLYKGAAADSEAKSEELSRAVEELHKLLKEAGEANKALEEKLQEMNGATDKSVAELKERIQALEKELDNANELLSSSKLRGPVSTASLLTDEQMTTMSPTAAAVSKIKPGMKLTELYTAYLESQEQLQLERLENKRVNKYLDDIVQEVEAKAPILKRQRDQHERMQKSVASLSAKLEQAVKEVHRLQKNADEANKRSSVLERDNQRCELQLADMAQQVRVLLIELEEARGNHVIHEEDVNSADISSTSEVISQHLVTFRSVEELQKQNQRLLVALRELSDSQEKEEFELTGNKHGELEQSLGKALAELDSLKEQRIKQVQMTEAIVKQRDMYRVMLARATGVSFPQQGTPPEEFIMTSTPRRSPAAIPTAGTPTELVSMATESTEALEANAALRQLQEVFSTYKRERMDSDKKLTETNEKLQEQLSNLHSQNATVSTNLDFTSKRYEMLEDNVKGYRKEIASLREKEQKTAAASQMHEQTINTMKEDLKAAKERLSMAEGRAENLRKERDMLKLVESRLNQEKESILSQQQTQNLLLTNLQTIQATLERSETDTRQRLNDQLEKQEREITQLQKRLEHEVEQRHLLSRNQEIQLMEAKRQLETQAALHHKTKELLNGAEVELKNLRLQQGSGESRHIMSSPSTPIIRGLQGSDQDREDLQGRLRLAETRAEELSESLRSITSSMEQYRAMAQSLEETLDKEKQVTEQARSTIEACMKEAEKQHRSLEEKLAEAEKQKQDLGEQKKRALASMEEQMNNLRRSLSSAKADHQEALQRLVVAEAQQQQALKDSQEQAKLAAEAQDKYEREMMMHAADVEALQAAKAQAQQAVELRHQLEERAQRTSAGLLEARVSWEEQEKILKEEMSKIGNRNEELQRQNTLLHEQIQTMSSKMADNLQHAVNESPKNISLSEESKSQDQVLEILRFVRREKEIAESHFEIAQGESLRYRLRVEHLERELKELQDSLSAAEERMQVTAKTLTQHDELMKKTETMSVLLETNKMLREEKDKLERELQQTQTKVQKLESDSVPLQQANSELSEKSGVLQAEKKILEEEIKRWKARAQHLVSQQKDSDPEEYKRLHSEKEAHLKRVQQLTEENTRLKAEANRSNNLTTSLQNQIQNLRDNMSKITEERNTLKNDVESKNQDIADKMRTITQVKKIGRRYKAQYDELKVEHDKLVAEAAAGPSQEEEARQASVQELQSLKNSLSQAEAKTKEMEGQLENINKVVTERETEARNAQEQSSRLQTELTRLKQELQDKASQEVTLRQQITEKEEKTKKAFVSAKQKLSQLMNAKEQLQKENSDLKQQRDELEQRLSALKSQYDGLLNRHEREMRNLRGQEQRDEQPEAGPSKTQEQQRSTEQRQISLKTTPAGDRGSASTSEPPTANIKPTPVVATGSKQPVNPGNKPTPRASIRPMITPAPVPTPTPTATVMPTTQVESQEAMQSSEGPPVEHVTVYGSASGSVRSASPNVQTTLAGPMLAMQQTQTQATAFVQPTQQQSLTHPEPANQDPPTMLIEAAPSSQVEWPSTSSTSSVFGTVSATPGTSSMSKRPREEEESSTMVTDTETTQEDSSRAPIPKKLRIIQRVGPEEEVLVEESAEAEGVVPTDSQDGGEASQTEEFATLEEGDDVAASQSIPIDQEDEEVIVILTDSESEEDQEEEDEEEEEQDYEEEEEDEEDDEEEEDEEDDEEDDGEMGEEGEDSNEGSGDGNEAYEGDDTEGADVTDPGTETEESLGASDSTQRPADSQTPSFEGSTMESLESIFNSSSRMPQSPRRPTHQQPPRLNIHPAQSSELGPPAQVQRLPVRRVPQLTPGVQSSAQHFCDDDDRMVPSTPTLVVHRSDGFDQAIQFVETPSQRQLSSQGGLGLYESPLYLATHEEESGGRSVPTTPLQVAAPVTVFSEAAQSDTTEHASQSVPMVSTSTPGLVVPGGAGTGEEREDIFMEPDTDRPSAEVSVDAVVSQGDAEESGQTSDKSSLPSTSQEPSSSSADTSSAPPKPCRPVSSRQLQRWPENRGGRMKRGGFPSRFSRGFHGRRFQR, from the exons ATGGCggcactgctgctgctgcaagagTTGGAAGCTTCTGAGCTATCCAAGATACCGAAAACTATTCAAAACAAACTGGAAAGGATCCTTTCAGATCAGCAGTATGAAATCGATTCTTTGAAAGCACAGCAGGAGCAATTTCGCGTCGACAGCG AGCAACATTTCTTCGAGAAAGTGAAACAACTCGCTCAATGTCAGGAGGAGTTTTTGTCCCAGTCCCAAGAACATCTCAAACTCAAAGATGAGCTGAACAAGCTCG GTGATGAACTCAAACATGTACGTGACAAAAACAGGGAATATGAATCCTCACAGGGGAGGTTGTCATCAGAGCAG ACTGTGCTGTCAAAGGCTAAAGaagatctggaggcagaaaagCGAGAGCTTCTGCGAACGCTGGAAAGAAGGTCCTTGGAAGTGGAGCATTTAAACg ATGACTTCAGGCAACTCAATGATAAGATGGTGGAAGTTAACGCCTCCAAGATGGCCCTACAGATGAAGTTAGATGAACTTGAAGCAGCTGAAGTCAACATCAAG TACAAAGAGAAGCGTATGGAACAAGAGAAGGAGCTGCTGCATGGACAGACGTCTTGGCTGAATGAGGAACTGAAGGCTAAGAGTGAGGAGCTGCTGTCCCTGTCCCGACAGAAGGGAAACCAGATCCTGGAACTGAAGTTCACCCTGGGGGACAAGGCAGATGAG TTAAGCAGACTCCAAGATCAAGTGGGCAGTTTGAAAACATCAAGTGAACATCTtcagaaacaaaatgaagacaTAATCAGCAAACTAAAAGAA GCCAAAGAACAACAAGCGACCATGGAGGAAAAGTTCAGAAACGAGCTCAATGCCAACATCAAGCTTTCTAATCTGTACAAG GGAGCAGCAGCAGATTCTGAGGCAAAAAGTGAAGAGCTGAGTCGGGCAGTGGAGGAGCTTCATAAGCTGCTGAAGGAGGCAGGAGAAG CCAACAAAGCCCTCGAAGAGAAGCTGCAAGAGATGAATGGTGCCACCGATAAAAGTGTAGCTGAACTGAAGGAGAGGATCCAGGCTCTTGAGAAAGAGCTGGACAATGCCAATGAGCTGCTGTCAAGTTCTAAACTCAGAG GCCCTGTGAGTACAGCGTCTTTGCTCACAGACGAGCAAATGACAACAATGTCTCCTACCGCAGCTGCTGTATCCAAGATAAAGCCCGGCATGAAGCTCACAGAG CTGTATACAGCATACCTGGAGAGCCAGGAGCAGCTGCAGTTAGAGCGATTGGAGAACAAGCGGGTCAACAAATACCTGGATGACATTGTGCAGGAAGTGGAAGCCAAGGCCCCTATCCTCAAACGGCAAAGGGACCAACATGAGCGCATGCAGAAGTCAGTGGCCAGTCTTTCTGCCAAGCTGGAGCAGGCTGTAAAG gAGGTGCACCGTCTGCAGAAGAATGCTGATGAAGCTAACAAGCGCTCGTCTGTTCTGGAAAGAGACAACCAGAGATGTGAACTTCAGCTAGCAGACATGGCCCAGCAG GTGCGTGTGCTGCTGATTGAGCTGGAAGAGGCTCGTGGAAATCATGTTATTCATGAAGAGGACGTGAACTCAGCTGACATCAGCAGCACATCAGAGGTGATCAGCCAACACTTGGTGACTTTCCGCAGTGTGGAGGAGCTTCAGAAGCAGAATCAGCGTCTTTTGGTGGCCCTCAGGGAGCTCAGTGACTCTCAGGAGAAAGAGGAGTTTGAATTAACTGGCAATAA ACATGGTGAACTGGAGCAAAGTTTGGGGAAAGCCCTGGCGGAGCTGGATTCCCTGAAGGAGCAAAGAATCAAACAGGTCCAGATGACAGAGGCCATCGTGAAGCAGAGGGACATGTATCGTGTGATGCTGGCTCGGGCAACCGGAGTCAGCTTCCCTCAGCAAG GTACACCACCTGAGGAGTTCATTATGACTTCCACCCCCCGTCGCTCACCTGCAGCCATTCCCACCGCAGGAACTCCCACTGAACTTGTGTCCATGGCAACAGAGTCTACAGAAGCATTGGAAGCCAACGCAGCTTTGCGACAG TTACAGGAGGTGTTCTCCACTTATAAGAGGGAGCGCATGGACAGTGACAAAAAACTGACAGAGACGAATGAAAAGCTCCAGGAGCAGCTCTCCAATCTCCACTCCCAGAATGCTACGGTATCCACCAATCTGGATTTTACCTCCAAGAG GTATGAGATGCTGGAAGACAACGTTAAGGGCTACAGGAAAGAGATTGCTTCCCTTAGGGAAAAGGAACAAAAGACGGCCGCTGCCTCACAGATGCACGAGCAGACTATCAACACTATGAAAGAAGATCTAAAAGCTGCCAAAGAGAGACTCTCCATGGCCGAG GGCCGAGCTGAGAACCTTCGTAAGGAGAGAGACATGCTGAAGCTGGTGGAGTCGAGGCTGAACCAGGAGAAAGAGTCAATCTTGAgccaacaacaaacccagaaCCTGCTGCTGACCAACCTCCAGACCATTCAG GCTACCCTTGAGCGGTCAGAGACTGATACACGTCAGCGTCTAAACGACCAGTTGGAGAAGCAGGAACGAGAGATCACGCAGCTGCAGAAGCGGCTGGAGCACGAGGTGGAACAGCGCCACCTGCTCAGCAGAAACCAGGAG ATTCAGTTAATGGAGGCCAAAAGGCAGCTGGAGACACAGGCGGCTCTACACCATAAGACCAAGGAGCTGCTGAATGGTGCCGAGGTGGAGCTCAAAAACCTGAGGCTGCAGCAAGGAAGTGGGGAATCACGTCACATCATGAGCTCGCCATCCACACCCATTATCAGAG GCCTGCAGGGTTCAGATCAAGACAGAGAGGATCTACAGGGCCGTCTGCGGCTGGCTGAAACCCGGGCAGAGGAGCTTTCAGAGAGCCTCAGATCAATCACTTCCAGCATGGAGCAGTATCGAGCCATGGCTCAGAGCCTGGAAGAGACCCTGGACAAAGAGAAACAG GTAACAGAGCAGGCACGCTCAACGATTGAAGCTTGTATGAAGGAGGCTGAGAAGCAGCACCGCAGTCTGGAGGAGAAGCTTGCAGaggcagagaaacagaaacaagacttaggggagcagaagaagagagcCCTTGCCTCCATGGAGGAGCAG ATGAACAATCTAAGGAGAAGCCTCAGCAGTGCCAAGGCAGATCACCAGGAGGCGCTACAGAGACTGGTAGTCGCTGAGGCTCAGCAGCAGCAAGCTCTAAAAGACAGTCAAGAGCAG GCTAAGCTGGCAGCTGAAGCACAAGACAAGTACGAGCGGGAGATGATGATGCATGCCGCAGACGTGGAAGCCCTGCAGGCGGCTAAAGCTCAGGCCCAGCAGGCTGTCGAGCTCAGACATCAGCTGGAAGAGAGAGCACAGAGGACCAGTGCCGGACTCCTGGAGGCGAGAGTGTCCTGGGAAGAACAGGAGAAGATCCTCAAG GAGGAGATGTCCAAGATCGGGAACAGAAATGAGGAGTTGCAGAGGCAGAACACCCTCCTACATGAACAGATCCAGACAATGAGTAGCAAGATGGCTGACAATTTACAACATGCAGTTAATGAGAGTCCGAAGAATATCTCCCTGTCTGAAGAGAGCAAATCCCAGGACCAAGTCCTTGAGATTCTCAG GTTTGTGCGGCGGGAGAAGGAAATTGCAGAGTCTCACTTCGAAATTGCCCAAGGGGAGAGTTTGCGTTACCGTCTGAGGGTGGAGCACCTGGAGCGAGAGCTGAAGGAGTTACAGGACAGCTTGAGCGCCGCGGAGGAGAGGATGCAG GTGACAGCAAAGACCTTGACTCAGCATGATGAGCTGATGAAGAAGACAGAAACCATGAGCGTCTTGCTGGAGACCAACAAGATGCTGAGAGAGGAAAAGGATAAGTTGGAGCGAGAACTGCAGCAAACACAGACTAAG gTACAAAAGTTGGAGTCTGACAGCGTACCACTACAGCAGGCCAACTCAGAGCTGAGCGAGAAGAGCGGCGTACTGCAGGCTGAGAAGAAGATACTGGAAGAGGAAATCAAGCGCTGGAAAGCTCGGGCCCAG CATTTGGTGAGCCAGCAAAAAGATTCAGATCCAGAAGAGTACAAGCGGTTGCACTCTGAGAAGGAGGCACATCTCAAACGCGTTCAGCAGCTCACTGAGGAGAACACAAGGCTTAAAGCAGAGGCTAACAG ATCCAATAACCTGACCACTTCCCTTCAAAATCAGATACAGAACCTGCGTGACAACATGAGTAAGATAACAGAAGAAAGGAATACTCTGAAGAATGACGTTGAGTCAAAGAACCAGGATATTGCGGACAAAATGCGAACTATCACCCAGGTCAAGAAGATCGGGCGCCGCTACAAGGCTCAGTACGATGAACTCAAAGTGGAACACGACAAG cTGGTAGCTGAGGCTGCAGCAGGTCCGTCCCAAGAAGAGGAAGCTCGTCAAGCTTCAGTTCAGGAGCTGCAGAGCCTCAAAAATTCTCTGAGCCAGGCTGAAGCAAAAACCAAAGAGATGGAAGGACAGCTGGAGAACATCAACAAG GTGGTCACAGAGCGGGAGACTGAAGCACGTAATGCCCAAGAACAATCCTCAAGGCTGCAGACAGAGTTGACCCGGCTGAAGCAGGAGCTGCAGGACAAAGCTTCTCAGGAGGTCACACTGAGACAGCAGATTACTGAGAAGGAAGAGAAGACCAAGAAGGCATTTGTTTCTGCCAAGCAGAAGCTTAGTCAGCTCATGA ACGCCAAAGAGCAGCTGCAGAAGGAAAACAGTGATCTTAAACAACAGCGTGATGAGCTCGAGCAGCGATTAAGCGCTCTCAAGTCTCAGTATGACGGCCTTCTGAATCGACATGAGAGAGAAATGAGAAACCTGCGAGGCCAGGAGCAGAGGGACGAGCAACCCGAGGCAGGACCCAGCAAG AcccaggagcagcagaggagcacAGAACAGAGACAGATCAGTCTGAAGACCACCCCAGCTGGAGACAGGGGCAG TGCCAGCACATCTGAGCCTCCAACTGCCAACATAAAGCCAACACCTGTTGTGGCTACAGGCAGCAAGCAGCCTGTCAATCCAGGAAACAAACCTACTCCAAGAGCAAGCATCAGACCAATGATCACCCCAGCTCCTGTTCCCACCCCAACACCCACTGCGACTGTCATGCCTACCACACAGGTGGAGTCGCAGGAAG ctaTGCAGTCTTCTGAAGGCCCACCTGTGGAGCATGTGACGGTGTACGGCAGTGCCAGCGGCTCGGTGCGCTCAGCCAGCCCCAACGTCCAGACCACTTTAGCCGGGCCCATGCTAGCCATgcagcagacacagacacaggccACAGCATTTGTCCAACCAACTCAGCAACAGAGCCTGACCCACCCGGAGCCAGCCAATCAGGACCCACCGACCATGCTTATTGAGGCAGCACCTAGCTCGCAGGTGGAGTGGCCTTCAAcgtcctccacctcctctgtgTTTGGGACTG TTTCGGCAACACCAGGGACCTCCTCCATGTCCAAAAGGCCtcgtgaggaggaggagagctccACCATGGTCACTGACACAGAAACAACCCAGGAGGATTCTTCAAGGGCTCCGATACCAAAGAAACTCCGCATCATCCAGAGAGTTGGTCCAGAG GAAGAGGTGCTGGTGGAGGAGAGTGCTGAGGCTGAAGGGGTGGTGCCAACAGACAGTCAGGATGGTGGAGAAGCAAGCCAG ACAGAGGAGTTTGCAACACTGGAGGAAGGAGATGATGTTGCAGCATCCCAGTCCATCCCCATTGACCAAGAGGATGAAGAAGTCATCGTCATATTGACGGACTCAGAGAGCGAAGAAgaccaagaggaggaggatgaagaggaagaagagcag GActacgaggaggaggaggaagatgaagaggatgacgaggaggaagaagatgaagaggatgacGAGGAGGATGATGGAGAGAtgggggaggaaggggaggacaGTAACGAGGGGAGCGGAGACGGAAACGAGGCGTACGAAGGAGACGACACTGAG gGAGCTGATGTAACAGACCCAGGCACAGAGACGGAGGAGAGTTTGGGAGCGTCTGACTCCACCCAGAGACCAGCAGATTCCCAGACACCCAGCT TTGAGGGCAGTACTATGGAGTCTCTGGAGTCAATCTTCAACTCTAGTTCAAGGATGCCCCAGTCACCACGGAGACCAACGCATCAGCAGCCCCCTCGTCTGAACATCCACCCTGCCCAGTCATCTGAGCTGGGGCCACCTGCTCAGGTACAG CGGCTCCCCGTTCGTCGAGTCCCTCAGCTCACTCCTGGAGTGCAGAGCAGTGCT CAGCACTTCTGTGACGATGATGACAGGATGGTTCCCAGCACTCCCACTCTGGTGGTGCACCGCTCCGATGGTTTTGACCAGGCCATCCA ATTTGTTGAAACTCCCAGCCAAAGACAGCTCTCATCACAAGGAG GTCTTGGGCTGTATGAAAGTCCTTTGTATCTAGCGACTCATGAGGAGGAGTCTGGCGGCCGCAGCGTTCCAACGACACCGTTACAAGTTGCAGCACCAG TAACTGTTTTCTCAGAGGCAGCTCAGTCTGACACCACCGAGCACGCCTCCCAGTCTGTTCCCATGGTGAGCACTTCAACACCAGGCCTGGTTGTGCCAGGAGGAGCTGgcacaggggaggagagggaagacaTCTTCATGGAGCCTGACACTGATAG ACCCAGTGCAGAGGTGTCAGTGGATGCAGTGGTCTCACAGGGAGATGCAGAGGAGTCCGGCCAGACATCTGACAAATCCAGCCTCCCCTCCACCAGTCAGGAACCCTCATCCAGCTCTGCAG ACACAAGCAGTGCTCCACCTAAACCCTGTAGACCTGTATCCAGCAGACAGCTGCAGCGCTGGCCAGAAAACCGTGGTGGGCGCATGAAGAGAGGAG ggTTTCCTTCTCGGTTCTCTCGAGGCTTCCACGGGAGACGATTCCAGAGATAA